In the genome of Ancylomarina subtilis, one region contains:
- the obgE gene encoding GTPase ObgE: MAGSNFVDYVKIFCRSGAGGQGSAHLHRDKLTMKGGPDGGDGGRGGHIIIRANAQLWTLIHLRFSRHVFAKDGGSGGQSRSTGYEGADEIIEVPLGTVARDAETGEVIFDVTEDGESKILVKGGRGGLGNWNFRSSTNQTPRYAQQGEERVERAVILELKVLADVGLVGFPSVGKSTLLSVVSAAKPKIADYPFTTLVPNLGIVGYRDNRSFVMADIPGIIEGAHEGRGLGLRFLRHIERNSVLLFMVAADSDDIHKEYKILLNELKQFNPELLDKKRLLAITKSDMLDEELKDEIRLDLPNIPYTFISSVAQQGIVELKDMLWNAINEDNETAKNAE; this comes from the coding sequence ATGGCAGGATCTAACTTTGTAGATTACGTAAAAATATTTTGTCGATCAGGTGCCGGAGGGCAAGGATCGGCACATCTTCACCGAGATAAGTTAACCATGAAAGGTGGCCCTGATGGTGGCGATGGAGGTCGTGGTGGTCACATTATTATTAGAGCTAATGCACAACTTTGGACTTTAATTCACCTGAGATTTAGCCGACATGTGTTCGCTAAAGATGGGGGTTCTGGTGGACAAAGTAGAAGTACGGGATACGAAGGTGCTGATGAAATTATCGAAGTGCCTTTGGGAACTGTTGCCCGCGATGCTGAAACCGGTGAAGTTATTTTTGATGTGACTGAAGATGGCGAGAGCAAAATTCTTGTCAAAGGTGGACGAGGTGGTTTGGGTAACTGGAATTTCCGTTCTTCAACCAATCAAACGCCACGCTATGCTCAGCAAGGAGAGGAACGTGTTGAACGTGCCGTTATTCTTGAGTTGAAAGTTTTAGCTGATGTTGGTTTGGTGGGCTTCCCAAGTGTTGGGAAATCAACACTACTGTCAGTTGTTTCTGCTGCTAAGCCAAAAATTGCAGATTATCCGTTTACAACTTTAGTTCCAAATTTAGGAATTGTTGGTTATCGCGATAACCGTTCGTTTGTTATGGCCGATATTCCTGGAATTATTGAAGGGGCTCACGAAGGTCGTGGACTTGGTTTGCGTTTCTTGCGTCATATCGAGCGAAACTCAGTTTTATTGTTTATGGTTGCTGCTGATAGTGACGATATTCATAAGGAATACAAAATTCTTTTGAATGAACTGAAACAGTTTAATCCTGAGCTGTTGGATAAAAAACGCTTGTTAGCCATTACCAAATCGGATATGTTGGATGAGGAATTGAAAGATGAAATTCGCCTTGACTTGCCGAACATTCCTTATACTTTTATTTCTTCGGTTGCTCAACAAGGTATTGTAGAGCTTAAAGATATGCTTTGGAATGCGATAAATGAAGATAACGAAACAGCTAAAAATGCTGAATAG
- a CDS encoding phosphatase PAP2 family protein, giving the protein METLLQLDKDLLIWFNSSHSPFWDVIMMFFTRIEFWIPFFILVTYQIFKYKSKEAWWWLIGISLLILFGDLISNYLFKNILQRLRPSHEPSLYGIVNLVKAYSGDQFGFVSSHATAVFAFAIYTSKLFKNNIYSLFIGIWALLIVYTRLYLCLHYPGDIIGGMALGCGLGYFFYRITRWWVYRLYPQKPFARYKQVLENSDAGILIAVVALEMLTISFVALKLLKLGFF; this is encoded by the coding sequence ATGGAAACTTTACTTCAACTCGACAAAGATCTTTTAATTTGGTTTAATTCTTCACACAGCCCGTTCTGGGATGTTATCATGATGTTTTTTACACGAATTGAGTTTTGGATTCCATTTTTCATCTTGGTTACCTATCAAATATTTAAATATAAGAGTAAAGAAGCGTGGTGGTGGTTGATTGGTATATCTCTCCTGATTTTATTTGGAGACTTAATTTCGAACTACTTATTCAAGAATATTCTTCAGCGCCTACGCCCAAGTCATGAGCCTTCGCTTTATGGGATTGTTAACTTGGTAAAGGCTTATTCTGGTGATCAATTTGGTTTTGTTTCATCGCATGCGACGGCCGTTTTCGCTTTCGCGATATACACATCAAAACTCTTTAAGAATAACATCTACTCGTTGTTTATTGGCATTTGGGCTCTACTCATTGTTTATACCCGTTTATATTTATGCCTGCATTATCCAGGTGATATAATTGGAGGAATGGCTTTAGGTTGTGGTTTAGGGTATTTCTTTTACCGAATTACTCGCTGGTGGGTATACCGTTTGTATCCTCAAAAACCCTTTGCGCGCTATAAGCAGGTTTTAGAAAATTCTGATGCCGGTATTTTGATTGCAGTTGTCGCTTTAGAGATGCTTACAATTTCTTTTGTTGCTCTTAAGTTGCTAAAGTTGGGTTTCTTTTAA